The Filimonas lacunae genomic sequence GGGATGGGGATTTCTTTTTCAATTCAATATTATATTCATCCTTATCTGATAGCATTACTTCCTTCGACTGGTAGCCTTCCAGGCTGAATACCAGCACAGTAGCAGAGTCTGCTACCGGGATATAATACACGCCATCATGTTGTGTACCCGAGAAATAACTGCTTCCTTTTATCAATACCAGTACACCTTCTAAAGGCGTTCCTTCATTCGTTACCGAACCTGTAATAGTACGCTTGCCGGATTGGCCGGCTGCTTCGTTTTTATGCAGGAACAGTGCAGAAAATAACAGGAGTAAAAGGAAGTATTTACGGATCATATTTGGGATGTTTAATAAAGTCTATTAATTTGGTAGGTAAATATAGT encodes the following:
- a CDS encoding carboxypeptidase-like regulatory domain-containing protein → MIRKYFLLLLLFSALFLHKNEAAGQSGKRTITGSVTNEGTPLEGVLVLIKGSSYFSGTQHDGVYYIPVADSATVLVFSLEGYQSKEVMLSDKDEYNIELKKKSPSLSEDNRITAATPKKTLYPHH